In one window of Arcobacter sp. CECT 8983 DNA:
- the pheA gene encoding chorismate mutase has protein sequence MMSEVGLKELRDKLDSIDDTLLELVNERMELVHQVGLLKAQSGGAIYRPEREKAIIDRLESLNKGKLNRAAIEALFLEIFAISRNIELPENVAYLGPEGSFTHQAAEGRFGAMSSYVSISSIKGIFREVDTKKAKFGVVPIENSSNGIVTDTINCLKKYNLKIVAEVVLDIHHTLASTCDKIENIKRIYSKDIAFEQCRKFLTNFGLDEVELIPIESTTKAAKLAANEPYSAAICPHVGAKLHNLPILFENIEDKDNNKTRFFIISDFENAQSGNDKTSILVEFPDRQGALVEFLTDFNNSGINLTKIKSHIVEGNSIFFIDFDGHQLDDNVKDVLEKHKDTVKILGSYVKEIKDI, from the coding sequence ATGATGAGTGAAGTTGGTTTAAAAGAACTTAGAGATAAGTTAGATTCTATTGATGATACACTATTAGAACTTGTTAATGAAAGAATGGAACTTGTTCATCAAGTAGGGCTTTTGAAAGCTCAAAGTGGGGGAGCAATTTATAGACCTGAAAGAGAAAAAGCTATTATAGATAGGCTTGAATCTTTAAATAAAGGAAAACTAAATAGAGCTGCAATCGAAGCACTGTTTTTAGAGATTTTTGCAATTTCTAGAAATATTGAACTACCAGAAAATGTAGCATACTTAGGACCTGAAGGAAGTTTTACTCATCAAGCAGCCGAAGGAAGATTTGGTGCTATGAGTTCGTATGTATCAATTTCTTCAATAAAAGGTATTTTTAGAGAAGTAGATACTAAAAAAGCAAAATTTGGTGTGGTTCCAATTGAAAACTCTTCAAATGGAATAGTTACAGATACAATTAATTGTTTAAAAAAGTATAATTTAAAGATTGTTGCAGAAGTTGTTCTTGATATTCATCATACCTTAGCTTCAACTTGTGATAAAATTGAGAATATCAAAAGAATTTATTCAAAAGATATTGCCTTTGAACAATGTAGAAAGTTTTTAACAAATTTTGGACTTGATGAAGTAGAATTAATACCAATTGAATCAACAACAAAAGCTGCAAAATTAGCAGCAAATGAACCATATAGTGCAGCTATTTGTCCCCATGTTGGTGCAAAATTACATAACTTACCAATTTTATTTGAAAATATTGAAGATAAAGACAATAATAAAACTAGATTCTTTATTATAAGTGATTTTGAAAATGCTCAAAGTGGAAATGATAAAACATCTATTTTAGTTGAGTTCCCAGATAGACAAGGTGCCCTTGTAGAATTTTTGACAGACTTTAATAATTCAGGAATCAATTTAACTAAAATTAAATCTCATATTGTTGAAGGTAATTCAATCTTTTTTATAGATTTTGATGGACATCAGCTAGATGATAATGTTAAAGATGTATTAGAAAAACATAAGGATACAGTAAAAATATTAGGTTCTTATGTTAAAGAGATAAAAGATATTTAA
- the hisC gene encoding histidinol-phosphate transaminase, with the protein MNFNKTLDNCKIYEAGKPIELVVRDYGVDTKDIVKLASNENPYGTSPKVAEKIASISKNMFMYPDDSMYELKEALAKKFSVTSENIIIGAGSDQVIDFLVKAKCNENSKILMAKTTFAMYEIYGRQAGAQIIRTKDDEHNLAQFEELYKSEGADIIFLCLPNNPLGECLDKEDVYSFLSKVDKDTLVVVDAAYIEYAAFKDSKKAIDASELIEKFPNVVYTGTFSKAYALGGMRVGYGIGQKNIIRTMYKLRPPFNITTLSLASAIEALKDEAFVQECIKLNFEEMKRYEEYAKEKGFDYIESYTNFITIKFDSNYLSSEVAQKLLERGIIIRDLTGYGLNAIRITIGSKEQNTKVFKVLDEVLEDLKKVENL; encoded by the coding sequence ATGAATTTTAATAAAACATTAGACAATTGTAAAATTTATGAAGCAGGAAAACCAATTGAATTAGTAGTAAGAGATTATGGTGTTGATACAAAAGATATTGTAAAACTTGCTTCTAATGAGAATCCTTATGGTACATCTCCTAAAGTGGCAGAAAAAATAGCTTCAATTTCTAAGAATATGTTTATGTATCCTGATGATTCAATGTATGAATTAAAAGAGGCATTGGCGAAGAAGTTTAGTGTAACAAGTGAAAATATTATTATTGGTGCAGGTAGTGACCAAGTAATAGATTTCTTGGTTAAAGCAAAGTGTAATGAAAATTCAAAAATACTTATGGCAAAAACTACTTTTGCAATGTATGAAATTTATGGTAGGCAAGCTGGTGCTCAAATTATTAGAACCAAAGACGATGAACACAATTTAGCACAATTTGAAGAATTATACAAAAGTGAAGGTGCTGATATTATCTTCTTATGCTTACCAAACAATCCTCTAGGTGAATGTCTAGACAAAGAAGATGTTTACTCTTTTCTTTCAAAAGTAGATAAAGATACATTAGTTGTAGTTGATGCAGCTTATATTGAGTATGCAGCATTTAAAGATAGTAAAAAAGCTATTGATGCTTCTGAATTAATTGAAAAATTTCCAAATGTAGTATATACAGGAACTTTTTCTAAAGCTTATGCATTAGGTGGTATGAGAGTTGGGTATGGTATTGGACAAAAAAATATTATAAGAACAATGTATAAATTAAGACCACCATTTAACATCACTACTTTATCTCTTGCATCAGCTATTGAAGCTTTAAAAGATGAAGCTTTTGTACAAGAGTGCATTAAGTTAAACTTTGAAGAGATGAAAAGATATGAAGAGTATGCAAAAGAAAAAGGCTTTGATTATATAGAAAGTTATACAAACTTTATTACTATAAAATTTGATAGTAATTATTTATCTTCTGAAGTTGCTCAAAAACTCCTTGAAAGAGGAATTATTATTAGAGACTTGACAGGTTATGGATTAAATGCTATAAGAATTACAATAGGTAGTAAAGAACAAAATACAAAAGTATTTAAAGTACTTGATGAAGTATTAGAAGATTTAAAAAAAGTAGAGAACTTATAA
- the dxs gene encoding 1-deoxy-D-xylulose-5-phosphate synthase codes for MELEDKSLEQLEQVCFDIRERIIDVVSRKGGHFSSTLGAVELTVAMHKVFDVKKDPFIYDVSHQCYAHKLLNGRWEEFETIRQYNGLSGFTKPKENEADYFVAGHSSTSISLAVGAAKAIKLRNEQRTPVVMIGDGSMTAGMVYEALNELGDLKLPVVIILNDNEMSIAKPIGAISKYLSKLLAGKYYQNFKTKVDSFIKKNMPEGTTYIAKRMEEAMKLITPGIIFEEMGIDYIGPIDGHDLQEVIETLEIAKSMNKPVIVHARTVKGKGYKIAEGQLEHWHGVGPFNVEDGEFTKKSSSKAATAVFADALIDLATKHENVVGITAAMPSGTGIDKLIEKFPDRFWDVAIAEQHAVTSMAAMAKEGFKPFITIYSTFLQRGFDQIIHDVCLMNLPVVFAIDRAGIVGNDGETHQGAFDISYLRFIPNMILCAPRDNETLGYSLEFAYEAKGPCAIRYPRGAFGEVDFASSKFELGKAELLKEGASNKLFIGYGAGVSRACQTEKLHEEDIAILDLRFVKPLDETLLKELSSKYDDWYVFSDSQKQGGVASAILEFANKEKLCVNITSFEYEDEFIQHGDTKVVEEGLGLHPSQLVEKIK; via the coding sequence ATGGAATTAGAAGACAAAAGTTTAGAGCAATTAGAACAAGTCTGTTTTGACATTAGAGAAAGAATAATTGATGTTGTATCAAGAAAAGGTGGGCACTTTTCATCAACTTTGGGTGCAGTTGAATTAACTGTGGCTATGCATAAGGTTTTTGATGTAAAAAAAGATCCATTTATTTATGATGTATCACATCAGTGCTATGCTCATAAACTTTTAAATGGAAGATGGGAAGAGTTTGAAACAATTAGACAATATAATGGCTTAAGTGGTTTTACAAAACCTAAAGAAAATGAAGCCGATTATTTTGTGGCAGGGCATAGTTCTACATCTATCTCTCTTGCAGTTGGTGCAGCAAAAGCAATAAAATTAAGAAATGAACAAAGAACACCAGTTGTTATGATTGGCGATGGTTCTATGACTGCTGGAATGGTTTATGAAGCCTTAAATGAGCTTGGTGATTTAAAACTTCCAGTTGTGATTATTTTAAATGACAATGAAATGTCAATTGCAAAACCAATTGGAGCAATTTCAAAATATCTTTCAAAATTGCTTGCAGGAAAATATTATCAAAACTTTAAAACAAAAGTAGATTCTTTTATTAAAAAAAATATGCCAGAAGGAACAACTTATATTGCCAAAAGAATGGAAGAAGCAATGAAGTTAATTACTCCTGGAATAATATTTGAAGAGATGGGAATTGATTATATAGGTCCAATTGATGGACATGATTTACAAGAAGTAATTGAAACTTTAGAAATTGCAAAAAGTATGAATAAGCCAGTTATTGTTCATGCCAGAACAGTTAAAGGTAAAGGTTACAAAATAGCTGAGGGTCAACTAGAACATTGGCATGGTGTTGGTCCATTTAATGTAGAAGATGGAGAATTTACTAAAAAGTCTTCTAGTAAAGCTGCTACAGCAGTATTTGCTGATGCTTTAATTGATTTGGCCACAAAACATGAAAATGTAGTTGGAATAACTGCTGCAATGCCAAGTGGAACAGGTATAGATAAACTTATTGAAAAGTTCCCTGATAGATTTTGGGATGTAGCAATTGCAGAACAACACGCAGTTACATCAATGGCTGCGATGGCAAAAGAAGGGTTTAAACCTTTTATTACTATTTATTCAACATTTTTACAAAGAGGTTTTGATCAGATTATTCATGATGTTTGTTTAATGAATCTTCCTGTTGTTTTTGCTATTGATAGAGCAGGGATTGTTGGAAATGATGGAGAAACACATCAAGGTGCTTTTGATATTTCATATTTAAGATTTATTCCAAATATGATCCTTTGTGCTCCAAGGGATAATGAGACATTAGGTTACTCTTTAGAATTTGCCTATGAAGCAAAAGGACCTTGCGCTATTAGATATCCAAGGGGAGCTTTTGGGGAAGTTGATTTTGCTTCTAGTAAGTTTGAACTTGGAAAGGCTGAACTACTTAAAGAAGGAGCTTCAAATAAACTATTTATTGGTTATGGAGCTGGTGTTTCAAGAGCCTGTCAAACTGAGAAACTTCATGAAGAAGATATTGCAATTTTAGACTTAAGATTTGTAAAACCTTTAGATGAAACTTTATTAAAAGAGTTATCTAGTAAATATGATGACTGGTATGTATTCTCTGATTCACAAAAGCAAGGTGGAGTTGCAAGTGCAATTTTAGAGTTTGCAAATAAAGAAAAGCTTTGTGTTAACATCACTTCTTTTGAGTATGAAGATGAGTTTATTCAACATGGAGATACAAAAGTAGTTGAAGAAGGATTAGGGTTACATCCTTCTCAATTAGTAGAAAAGATTAAATAA
- a CDS encoding tautomerase family protein, whose protein sequence is MPHLQFEINQKVSQENKKNFAKEIRTCFSEVMDTGTDHIAISIREYEKYNLTIGRANTEDTICLMNLDIREGRTIEQRRELALRFMDIVNRNFNVENENQYITFTEHKGEDFHLIEKYLGSWERGEDPLA, encoded by the coding sequence ATGCCACATTTACAATTTGAAATAAATCAAAAAGTATCACAAGAGAATAAAAAAAATTTTGCAAAAGAAATTAGAACTTGTTTTAGTGAAGTGATGGATACAGGTACTGATCATATAGCTATATCTATAAGAGAGTATGAGAAGTACAATTTAACAATTGGACGGGCAAATACTGAAGACACTATTTGTTTGATGAATCTTGATATTAGAGAAGGTAGAACAATAGAACAAAGAAGAGAATTAGCTCTAAGATTTATGGATATTGTAAATAGAAATTTTAATGTAGAAAATGAAAATCAATATATAACTTTTACAGAACATAAAGGAGAAGACTTTCATTTAATAGAAAAGTATCTAGGTTCTTGGGAAAGAGGAGAAGATCCTCTTGCGTGA
- the maf gene encoding septum formation inhibitor Maf: MLRLGSNSPTRALILRNFKIDFIQNGGDFDEDTILTTNPKSFCYEATKGKFNELYKKYGIEEMPLLVSDSVVTSKGKLLRKAKDEKDAKRMLELQSGSETSVITCMIYKSKKKEVIDISITTYEFKKFDEKHMEEYIASGECFGKAGAIMVEGFCKPYIKNVKGYESTAMGLCAEKLLQFID, from the coding sequence TTGCTTAGACTTGGTTCAAACTCTCCTACAAGAGCACTTATTTTAAGAAACTTCAAAATAGACTTTATTCAAAATGGTGGAGATTTTGATGAAGATACAATACTAACTACAAATCCTAAATCTTTTTGTTATGAAGCTACAAAGGGCAAATTTAACGAACTATACAAAAAATATGGAATAGAAGAGATGCCATTACTTGTGTCTGACTCAGTCGTTACTTCAAAAGGTAAACTTCTTAGAAAAGCAAAAGATGAAAAAGATGCTAAAAGAATGTTAGAACTTCAAAGTGGAAGTGAAACATCAGTTATAACATGTATGATTTATAAATCAAAGAAAAAAGAGGTGATTGATATTTCTATTACAACATATGAGTTTAAAAAATTTGATGAAAAACATATGGAAGAATATATTGCTTCTGGTGAATGTTTTGGAAAAGCTGGTGCTATTATGGTTGAAGGCTTTTGTAAACCCTATATCAAAAATGTAAAGGGATATGAAAGTACAGCTATGGGCTTATGTGCCGAAAAACTGTTACAATTTATAGATTAA
- a CDS encoding M48 family metallopeptidase, whose translation MKHIILLVLIVFGTLFAQDESKKATTVETSNEFILAKTHYKVGDYTQSYFDFKKLFLKYSDNVQVNYYLAMSATKLKLYDEATAAFERVLIVAPEYHRARLEYARVQYILGFKEEAKKEFLKVAQYPIPINVRKNIEMYLSKIDSLENNSTFISLGFGYMYDDNINNGIEYDSYNLPGFFNLELNGEEPQSSTSFLTFFQVDHIQSLSKNSPWSIKHTGVMLYKNQTENDFYNFSYYAYTPTLFYNDVKNKSEYSLQVGMEKIYPGDRVDFTVYSIEPKYRLLLNKNTIVSTYLKYNEFHYEEQVDKNKSYSKKVIGGSIKYKDFQYILQFEKDDRDFGDRTDLNKNIVSNTFLYQYKIEPSLFLNLKYEHKQTRYNDKDVFFDNNRKDNTNVYSAGLTKIINKKDFLTFNYTKTDNSTNQEAYDYNKNAVSMNYTWRFKL comes from the coding sequence ATGAAACATATCATATTGTTAGTATTAATTGTTTTTGGAACATTATTTGCTCAAGATGAGTCTAAGAAAGCTACTACTGTTGAAACTTCTAATGAATTTATTTTAGCTAAAACACACTATAAAGTAGGAGATTATACACAATCATATTTTGATTTTAAAAAGCTCTTTTTAAAATATAGTGATAATGTACAAGTTAATTATTACTTAGCAATGAGTGCTACTAAACTAAAGCTTTATGATGAGGCTACGGCTGCATTTGAGAGAGTATTGATTGTTGCACCAGAATATCATCGTGCAAGATTAGAGTATGCTCGTGTTCAATATATTTTAGGTTTTAAAGAAGAGGCTAAAAAAGAGTTCTTAAAAGTTGCTCAATATCCTATTCCTATAAATGTTCGAAAAAATATTGAAATGTATTTATCAAAAATTGATAGTTTGGAAAATAACTCAACCTTTATCTCTTTGGGGTTTGGTTATATGTATGATGATAATATTAACAATGGTATAGAATATGATTCTTATAATTTACCTGGATTTTTTAATTTAGAACTTAATGGAGAAGAACCACAATCTAGTACATCTTTTTTGACTTTTTTTCAAGTAGATCATATTCAAAGCCTTAGTAAAAACTCTCCATGGAGTATTAAACATACAGGAGTTATGCTTTACAAAAATCAAACTGAAAATGATTTTTATAACTTCAGTTATTATGCTTACACTCCTACACTTTTTTATAATGATGTAAAAAATAAAAGTGAATATTCATTGCAAGTTGGTATGGAAAAAATTTACCCTGGGGATAGGGTTGATTTTACAGTTTACTCTATTGAACCAAAATATCGTTTGCTTCTTAATAAAAATACTATAGTATCTACTTATTTAAAATACAATGAATTTCATTATGAAGAGCAAGTTGATAAAAATAAAAGTTATAGTAAAAAGGTAATAGGTGGTTCAATAAAATACAAAGATTTTCAATACATTTTACAATTTGAAAAAGATGATAGAGATTTTGGAGATCGTACGGATTTAAATAAAAATATTGTAAGTAATACTTTTTTATATCAATACAAGATTGAGCCATCACTTTTTTTAAATTTAAAATATGAACATAAACAAACAAGGTACAATGATAAAGATGTTTTTTTTGATAACAATAGAAAAGATAATACCAATGTTTATAGTGCTGGATTAACAAAAATTATCAATAAAAAAGATTTCCTTACTTTTAATTATACTAAAACAGATAATAGTACTAATCAAGAGGCTTATGACTACAATAAAAATGCTGTATCAATGAACTATACATGGAGGTTCAAACTATGA
- a CDS encoding transferrin-binding protein-like solute binding protein — protein MKKIALIFLTLSTLLFAEVAKVVALKGEAYIKRGDSNIILKLNSLLEKNDIIKTKESTKLQLLFKDETIITIGKNSTLAVNDYIFDEQKKEYKAEFGLLKGTFRTITGKIGKIAPDKFKLKSKASSIGIRGTQILSNMEISGDTIFCTEGTITIVSNFTGETITINAGQYVTVKEGEPMSVQDFDSKTIQETDKETKFLNDEEKESALNKFGVELISAQENNEPENPFNPESPRKPHKVDPTNDIDTTNVLIGEVLEFDSNNYSKGTLNKESSNLSSGNNYSYNLTLNNLSKNFDKDGSYSGTLSSRGQFLYDGNIHTFKNGTYTSTKDSLVSSTPAYDTDDYVQWGEWNATTEYNSEEITLSGYWLTGIQTPSSEIESLISSNANYSYSGYALGQSSVNDIINVNNSTVTFDIDFGGKSLTGRFNLGSFSTDVSGTLSSSGFSFTPTTGTITGEGSGKFFGPNAKSVGGNFKFDGNATYTGVFKATR, from the coding sequence ATGAAAAAAATAGCTTTAATTTTCTTAACCTTATCGACTCTTCTTTTTGCAGAAGTTGCTAAAGTAGTTGCTCTTAAAGGAGAGGCTTATATTAAAAGAGGTGATTCTAATATTATATTAAAACTAAATTCTCTTTTAGAAAAAAATGACATCATAAAAACCAAAGAAAGTACTAAATTACAACTTCTTTTTAAAGATGAAACGATTATCACAATTGGTAAAAACTCAACTCTTGCAGTTAATGATTATATTTTTGATGAACAAAAAAAAGAGTATAAAGCAGAGTTTGGTCTTTTAAAAGGTACTTTTAGAACTATTACAGGAAAAATTGGAAAAATTGCTCCTGATAAGTTTAAACTTAAATCAAAAGCATCTTCAATTGGTATTAGAGGAACTCAAATTTTAAGTAATATGGAAATCTCTGGGGATACAATTTTCTGTACAGAAGGAACAATTACTATTGTTTCAAATTTTACAGGTGAAACTATTACTATTAATGCTGGTCAATATGTTACGGTAAAAGAAGGTGAACCAATGAGTGTTCAAGATTTTGATTCAAAAACTATTCAAGAAACTGACAAAGAAACTAAATTTTTAAATGATGAAGAAAAAGAGAGTGCACTTAATAAATTTGGAGTTGAACTTATTTCAGCCCAAGAAAATAATGAACCTGAAAATCCTTTTAATCCTGAATCACCAAGAAAACCCCATAAAGTAGATCCAACTAATGATATAGATACTACTAATGTACTTATTGGAGAGGTATTAGAGTTTGATTCAAATAACTATAGTAAAGGAACACTTAATAAGGAATCATCAAATTTAAGTAGTGGAAATAATTACTCTTATAATTTAACACTTAATAACCTTTCTAAAAATTTTGATAAGGATGGTTCATATAGTGGAACTCTCTCATCAAGGGGACAGTTTTTATATGATGGAAACATTCATACTTTTAAAAATGGTACTTATACATCAACAAAAGACTCTCTTGTTTCTTCTACACCTGCTTATGATACAGATGATTATGTACAATGGGGAGAGTGGAATGCAACGACTGAGTATAATAGTGAAGAAATAACTTTATCAGGTTATTGGCTTACAGGAATACAAACTCCAAGTTCAGAGATTGAATCTTTAATTAGTAGCAATGCAAATTATAGTTATTCTGGTTATGCTTTAGGTCAATCAAGTGTTAATGATATTATTAATGTTAATAATAGTACTGTAACTTTTGATATTGATTTTGGTGGTAAATCACTCACGGGAAGATTTAATTTAGGATCATTTTCTACAGATGTTTCAGGAACATTATCTTCTTCTGGATTCTCTTTTACACCTACAACAGGTACAATAACAGGAGAAGGTTCTGGTAAATTCTTTGGTCCAAATGCTAAATCAGTAGGTGGAAATTTCAAATTTGATGGAAATGCAACTTATACTGGAGTATTCAAAGCTACTAGATAA